From the genome of Methylomonas sp. UP202, one region includes:
- the efp gene encoding elongation factor P yields the protein MAIYSTNEFRGGLKIMLDNDPCSIIENEFVKPGKGQAFNRVKIRNLKTGRVIERTFKSGDTVESADVVDKDMQYLYSDGEFWHFMVPDTFEQYQADKNAVSEALKWLKEQDMCILTLWNDAPLSVTPPNFVELAITETDPGLKGDTSGGGGKPATLETGAVVRVPLFVQIGEVIRVDTRTGEYVSRVKE from the coding sequence ATGGCGATTTACAGCACCAACGAATTCAGGGGCGGATTGAAGATCATGCTCGACAACGACCCTTGTTCGATTATCGAAAACGAATTTGTTAAACCGGGCAAGGGGCAGGCGTTTAACAGGGTTAAGATTAGAAACCTGAAAACCGGCCGCGTCATCGAGCGTACCTTCAAGTCCGGCGATACCGTGGAGAGTGCCGACGTCGTCGATAAAGACATGCAATATCTTTATAGCGATGGCGAATTCTGGCATTTCATGGTGCCGGATACCTTCGAGCAATACCAAGCCGACAAGAACGCCGTTAGTGAAGCGTTGAAATGGCTGAAAGAGCAGGATATGTGCATCCTGACCTTGTGGAATGACGCGCCGCTGTCGGTGACGCCGCCCAACTTCGTCGAGCTTGCGATTACCGAAACCGACCCGGGTTTGAAAGGCGACACCTCGGGTGGCGGCGGCAAACCCGCGACGCTTGAAACCGGTGCGGTGGTAAGGGTACCTCTGTTCGTACAAATTGGCGAGGTGATACGCGTCGACACCCGCACCGGCGAATACGTTTCCCGCGTCAAGGAATAG
- the aspS gene encoding aspartate--tRNA ligase has protein sequence MRSHKCGELNTQHLGQTVALCGWVHRRRDHGGVIFIDLRDRAGLVQVVFDPDAAESFATAEQVRSEYVLRIEGVVRDRPAGTHNPNMATGEIEVLGKHIEVLNESETPPFPLESDIEVNEETRLRFRYIDLRRTAMLEKMKVRRDVTRNLRQYLDEHEFFEIETPYLTKATPEGARDYIVPSRTHQNSFFALPQSPQLYKQLLMIAGMDRYYQVVRCFRDEDLRADRQPEFTQLDIETSFMNEEDIMAVMEEMIRRLFKDIINVDLGDPFPVMTYEEAMRRYGSDRPDLRIPLELVDIADEMKNVEFKVFSGPANDPNGRVVAMKLPEGGELSRSVIDELTKFVGIYGAKGLAYIKVNDLAAGIDGLQSPIVKFAPADVWAKVMDKVGAQNGDLVFFGADKTGIVNEAMGALRVKLGLDRGLLTGPWKPLWVIDFPMFAWDDKAQRYTAIHHPFTAPKCGIDELKTDPGKALSRAYDLVLNGTEVGGGSIRINRTAMQQTVFDILSIGHEEAREKFGFLLDALKYGAPPHGGIAFGLDRLVMLMTGASSIRDVIAFPKTQTAACPLFNAPAQVSEEQLKELGIRLRKPAGKDEKTQE, from the coding sequence ATGCGTAGCCACAAATGTGGAGAATTGAACACCCAACATCTAGGCCAGACCGTCGCGCTGTGCGGCTGGGTCCATCGCCGCCGCGACCACGGCGGGGTCATTTTCATTGATCTGCGCGACCGCGCCGGTCTGGTGCAAGTGGTGTTCGATCCCGACGCGGCGGAAAGTTTCGCGACCGCCGAACAGGTGCGTAGCGAATATGTGCTGCGCATCGAAGGCGTTGTTCGCGACCGGCCGGCCGGCACACACAACCCGAACATGGCGACCGGCGAGATCGAAGTCTTGGGCAAGCATATCGAAGTGTTGAACGAGTCGGAAACCCCGCCGTTCCCGCTGGAAAGCGACATTGAGGTCAACGAGGAAACCCGCTTGCGTTTCCGTTACATCGACCTGCGCCGCACCGCGATGCTGGAGAAGATGAAAGTGCGCCGCGACGTCACCCGCAACCTGCGCCAGTATCTGGACGAACACGAGTTCTTCGAAATCGAAACGCCTTATTTGACCAAGGCCACCCCGGAAGGCGCGCGCGACTACATCGTACCTAGCCGGACCCATCAAAACTCGTTCTTTGCGCTGCCGCAATCGCCGCAGCTGTACAAGCAATTGTTGATGATTGCGGGCATGGATCGCTACTACCAAGTAGTCCGCTGCTTCCGCGACGAAGACCTGCGCGCCGATCGCCAACCCGAATTCACCCAATTGGATATCGAAACCTCGTTCATGAACGAGGAAGACATCATGGCGGTAATGGAAGAAATGATCCGCCGCCTGTTCAAGGACATCATCAATGTCGATCTCGGCGACCCGTTCCCGGTAATGACTTACGAGGAAGCGATGCGCCGTTACGGTTCCGACCGTCCAGACCTGCGCATCCCGCTTGAACTGGTCGACATCGCCGACGAAATGAAGAACGTCGAATTCAAGGTGTTTTCCGGTCCGGCCAACGATCCGAACGGCCGTGTCGTGGCGATGAAACTGCCCGAAGGCGGCGAGCTGAGCCGTAGCGTCATTGACGAACTGACCAAGTTCGTCGGCATCTACGGCGCCAAAGGCCTGGCTTACATTAAGGTTAACGACCTGGCGGCGGGTATCGACGGCTTGCAATCGCCTATCGTCAAATTCGCCCCGGCCGACGTTTGGGCTAAAGTGATGGACAAAGTCGGCGCCCAAAACGGCGATTTGGTCTTTTTCGGCGCGGACAAGACCGGCATCGTCAACGAAGCGATGGGCGCGTTGCGCGTCAAACTCGGCTTGGATCGCGGTTTGTTGACCGGCCCGTGGAAACCGCTGTGGGTTATCGATTTCCCAATGTTCGCCTGGGACGACAAAGCCCAGCGCTACACCGCCATCCACCATCCGTTTACCGCGCCGAAATGCGGCATCGACGAACTGAAAACCGATCCAGGTAAGGCATTGTCCCGCGCTTACGACTTGGTCCTGAACGGCACCGAAGTCGGCGGGGGGTCGATCCGGATCAACCGCACGGCGATGCAACAAACCGTGTTCGATATTCTGAGCATAGGCCACGAAGAGGCCCGCGAGAAGTTCGGCTTCCTGCTGGATGCGTTGAAATACGGCGCGCCTCCGCACGGCGGTATTGCCTTCGGCTTGGACCGCCTAGTGATGCTGATGACCGGCGCCAGTTCAATCCGCGACGTCATCGCCTTCCCGAAAACTCAAACGGCGGCCTGCCCGCTGTTCAACGCGCCGGCTCAAGTCAGCGAGGAGCAACTCAAGGAGTTGGGCATCCGTTTGCGCAAACCAGCCGGCAAAGACGAAAAAACACAGGAATGA
- a CDS encoding PAS domain-containing protein → MQEPSANNANPISRLALIVVCLLLLGNIALTFLHHLRTPHELPVFGTDVALPGLAILLLLILMLKDDRRRGISTGYDIQDASSQTLIVVDTHCIIRSVNKTAATTVNLPVEELIDLPVHELFHPAQFSENACPICQHIRAGQEMPATDFRYANGHWQEISLTRLPRPAYPRLLQIQTDISSRKQVEEQLALVIDGAELGYWDWDYLTGKHSVNQRWLDMLGLCAADLDHYISDWANRLHPDDRERVHRIISQHIESGEPYVIEFRMQHRQGHWVWIQGAGAVVARDPATGKPTRLCGTHQNISARKQSESSLQAAYQIISHSAAVVMKWNNAEGMPIEFATENARQLFGYSAEQLATGDIFYMNLIHPDDLDGYIREISSCGNDANCREVVHQPYRIIAKNGGVKWVQDRKVLTRDEFGRVVDYQGLVTDVTQQRQQSSAIRNIITSSAQHAGGSMLDNLALLALETLGADYALIAEQWELGRARSLSLCAKGQIVENLELDPRDFPSPDLQNGTPCCYTQAVADRFPKSEWLRDREIVGYLAIPLLDNQQHGFGFVAVAYCRPIPDVNPASDILTLFAVQISAELERSRAIAALKDQKQRLMDAQALSHIGDWCWHLQDQHFSWSDEMYRITGTGKTGFIPNYANLCEQLVHPDDLNLFKTAMEHPEAENGIDFRHRIVLGDGQIRHVHQRGKPILAPDGRCIAIQGTMQDITDRLQTEQRLLEAKHQAEQATKVKSEFLANMSHEIRTPMNAIIGLVELCLNSAVTAKQRDYLERVETAARSLMTIIDDILDFSKMEAGKMHLESLPFLLEEMLDQVFSTMSELSARKGVDLIRPNLQGASYAVIGDPQRLRQIFINLIGNAIKFTDFGEVRVTLTEISRSTQHVCLQFSIVDTGIGMSQELQSKLFQAFSQGDSSVTRHYGGTGLGLIISKQLVEQMGGSISVSSQENLGSTFTFTVNLGVTNLASIRLAQHQQQNPVDTSKLQYIRGARILLVEDNEVNRIVAIELLEQAHLCVDIAEHGEIALAKLRGQSYDCVLMDIQMPVLDGYETTRQLRKLSGCQTLPVIAMTANAMSDDRNKCLQADMDDFISKPILPETLYAMLVKWIPPRHDESAESPTASAEALIPYLYGIDSATGLLHTAGNHAVYRKVLQKFAENHADTMLEIAHAFSSNDYDKAYQLVHTLKGLVGSLGALQLQSQLVRLEESLKDHKLDIAHVPNIDSNIATITLEMAKLVNSIKITLPQETSMEIAPLPLSSLETRQQLAILINKLQVFDSDADQQLDHILAHIDDRNLISALLPIKKQIANYQFIDAAQAINHLLDHGI, encoded by the coding sequence ATGCAAGAGCCGTCCGCCAACAATGCCAATCCGATTTCCAGGCTAGCGCTGATCGTGGTCTGCCTGTTGTTGCTAGGCAATATCGCATTGACGTTTCTTCACCACCTGCGGACACCGCACGAACTACCCGTATTCGGCACCGATGTCGCGCTACCCGGCTTGGCGATTCTGCTGCTATTGATCTTGATGCTGAAAGACGACCGACGTCGCGGAATCTCCACCGGTTACGACATTCAGGATGCGTCAAGCCAAACTTTGATTGTTGTCGATACCCACTGCATTATCCGTTCGGTCAACAAAACCGCTGCCACTACGGTCAACTTGCCAGTCGAAGAACTGATTGACCTACCGGTGCACGAACTGTTTCATCCCGCCCAGTTCAGCGAAAACGCCTGTCCCATCTGCCAGCACATCCGGGCTGGCCAGGAAATGCCCGCTACCGATTTCAGATACGCCAACGGCCATTGGCAAGAAATTTCGCTAACTCGACTGCCACGACCGGCGTATCCTCGATTGTTGCAAATCCAGACCGACATTAGCTCTCGCAAACAGGTCGAGGAGCAATTAGCCCTTGTGATTGACGGTGCCGAACTCGGTTATTGGGATTGGGACTACCTGACCGGCAAGCATTCGGTGAACCAACGCTGGCTAGACATGCTGGGCCTGTGCGCCGCCGACCTCGACCATTACATCTCCGACTGGGCAAATCGGCTCCATCCCGACGACCGCGAACGCGTTCATCGCATCATTTCCCAACATATCGAATCTGGCGAACCCTACGTAATCGAATTCCGAATGCAACACCGGCAAGGACACTGGGTTTGGATTCAAGGCGCCGGGGCGGTGGTCGCTCGCGATCCGGCAACCGGCAAACCGACCCGATTGTGCGGCACTCACCAAAACATCAGCGCCCGCAAGCAATCGGAAAGCAGCCTGCAAGCGGCTTACCAAATCATCAGTCACAGCGCGGCGGTGGTGATGAAATGGAATAATGCCGAAGGCATGCCTATCGAATTCGCCACCGAAAACGCTCGCCAATTGTTCGGCTATAGTGCCGAACAATTGGCAACCGGTGACATTTTCTACATGAACTTGATTCACCCAGACGATTTGGACGGTTACATTCGGGAAATTAGCAGCTGCGGCAACGATGCCAATTGCCGGGAAGTGGTCCATCAACCCTACCGGATCATCGCCAAGAACGGCGGCGTCAAATGGGTGCAAGATCGCAAAGTTCTGACCCGCGACGAATTCGGACGCGTCGTCGACTACCAGGGCTTGGTGACCGACGTCACCCAGCAACGCCAGCAAAGCAGCGCGATTCGGAACATCATCACCAGCTCCGCGCAGCATGCCGGCGGCTCGATGCTGGATAACCTAGCCCTACTGGCGCTGGAAACCCTGGGCGCCGATTACGCACTGATCGCGGAGCAGTGGGAACTCGGCCGTGCCCGCAGCCTATCGCTGTGCGCTAAGGGTCAAATCGTCGAAAACCTCGAATTGGACCCGCGGGATTTTCCAAGCCCAGACCTTCAAAACGGCACCCCGTGCTGTTACACGCAGGCGGTCGCGGACCGTTTTCCCAAGTCCGAGTGGTTACGCGATCGAGAGATCGTCGGTTATCTAGCGATCCCGTTGCTCGACAACCAGCAACACGGCTTCGGATTCGTGGCAGTCGCCTATTGTCGTCCCATTCCGGACGTAAATCCGGCAAGCGACATATTGACGCTATTCGCGGTACAAATCAGCGCGGAATTGGAGCGTAGCCGGGCAATTGCCGCGCTCAAGGATCAAAAACAGCGCCTCATGGACGCGCAAGCGCTTTCCCACATCGGCGACTGGTGCTGGCATTTGCAGGATCAACACTTTAGCTGGTCGGACGAAATGTATCGGATCACCGGCACCGGCAAGACCGGGTTTATTCCCAACTATGCCAACCTCTGCGAGCAACTGGTACATCCAGACGACCTGAATCTGTTCAAGACGGCAATGGAGCACCCCGAAGCCGAGAACGGCATCGATTTTCGCCACCGCATCGTGCTTGGTGACGGTCAAATTCGCCATGTTCACCAACGAGGGAAGCCGATACTCGCGCCAGATGGCCGCTGTATTGCGATACAGGGTACGATGCAGGACATCACCGATCGACTTCAAACCGAGCAGCGCCTGCTCGAGGCCAAACATCAGGCGGAACAAGCTACCAAGGTCAAATCAGAGTTTCTGGCCAACATGAGCCACGAAATCCGCACCCCGATGAACGCTATCATCGGCTTGGTCGAACTTTGCCTGAACAGCGCCGTGACCGCCAAGCAACGCGATTACCTGGAACGCGTGGAAACCGCGGCGCGCTCTCTTATGACGATCATCGATGACATTTTGGATTTTTCCAAAATGGAAGCCGGGAAGATGCATTTGGAATCGCTGCCGTTTTTATTGGAAGAGATGTTGGACCAAGTGTTTTCGACGATGTCCGAGCTGAGCGCGCGCAAAGGGGTCGACTTGATCCGCCCCAACCTTCAGGGCGCCAGTTACGCGGTCATCGGCGATCCGCAACGGCTCAGGCAAATTTTCATCAATTTGATCGGTAACGCCATCAAATTTACCGATTTCGGCGAAGTGCGAGTCACGCTGACCGAAATCAGCCGTAGCACCCAACACGTCTGCCTGCAATTCAGCATCGTCGACACCGGTATAGGAATGAGCCAGGAGCTACAGTCCAAATTGTTTCAAGCCTTCAGCCAAGGAGATAGCAGCGTCACGCGCCACTACGGCGGCACCGGACTGGGCCTGATCATTTCCAAACAACTGGTCGAACAGATGGGCGGATCGATCAGCGTCAGCAGCCAGGAAAACCTAGGCTCGACTTTTACGTTCACCGTGAACCTGGGTGTCACTAATCTTGCATCGATACGTTTGGCCCAGCACCAACAGCAAAACCCGGTCGATACCAGCAAGCTTCAATACATTCGCGGCGCGCGCATCTTGTTAGTCGAGGACAACGAGGTCAACCGCATCGTCGCGATCGAATTACTAGAACAAGCGCATTTGTGCGTCGATATCGCCGAACACGGCGAAATTGCTCTCGCCAAACTACGTGGGCAAAGCTATGACTGCGTATTGATGGATATTCAAATGCCGGTATTGGACGGCTACGAAACCACCCGTCAGCTGCGCAAGCTGTCCGGCTGCCAAACACTGCCGGTCATCGCGATGACGGCTAATGCAATGAGCGACGACCGCAATAAATGCCTGCAAGCGGATATGGACGATTTCATTAGCAAACCGATCTTGCCCGAAACGCTGTATGCGATGTTAGTAAAGTGGATTCCGCCGCGCCACGACGAGTCGGCCGAGAGTCCCACCGCTTCCGCGGAGGCCTTAATTCCCTATCTTTACGGCATAGACAGTGCAACCGGCCTATTACATACGGCCGGCAACCACGCCGTATACCGAAAAGTTCTGCAAAAATTCGCCGAGAACCATGCCGATACGATGCTGGAAATCGCCCATGCCTTCTCCTCCAACGATTACGACAAGGCCTACCAACTGGTTCACACCCTGAAAGGCTTGGTCGGATCGCTGGGCGCCCTACAATTACAAAGCCAATTGGTTCGTTTGGAGGAATCGTTGAAAGATCACAAGCTCGATATTGCGCACGTGCCGAATATCGACAGCAATATCGCGACGATTACGCTGGAAATGGCCAAGCTCGTCAACAGCATCAAAATCACGCTCCCCCAGGAAACGTCAATGGAAATAGCGCCTTTGCCGTTGTCGTCGCTGGAAACTCGTCAACAACTGGCAATCCTGATCAATAAGCTTCAAGTGTTCGATTCGGACGCCGATCAGCAACTGGACCATATTTTGGCGCACATTGACGATAGAAACCTAATCTCCGCGCTATTGCCCATTAAAAAACAAATCGCCAATTACCAATTCATCGACGCGGCGCAGGCGATAAACCATCTTCTCGATCACGGGATTTAA
- a CDS encoding sulfite exporter TauE/SafE family protein, producing MHLYLDFNASYFAAFVMGLLSSLHCIGMCGSIIGSLTYSLKPELRNDKLKLFSIVLNYNLGRVFSYTVAGALAGMLETFLSLPLSQGDAHRVLQLLSAIIMAGAGLYIAGWFPRFAYIEKMGSRFWKLIEPFGRRLIPVKNRTQAFLFGMVWGWLPCGLIYTALALAATTGNVIHSSLTMLTFGLGTLPAVMGVGIMTTLLTRLYKSRQLKHLAGTLFIIFALLAAFPWLNPMRVEHITTF from the coding sequence ATGCACCTCTATCTCGATTTCAACGCTTCGTATTTCGCCGCCTTTGTCATGGGATTGCTCAGCAGCCTGCATTGTATCGGCATGTGTGGCTCGATTATCGGATCGTTGACTTACAGCCTGAAGCCCGAATTACGCAACGACAAACTCAAATTATTTAGCATCGTCCTGAACTACAATCTCGGCCGAGTGTTCAGTTACACCGTGGCGGGCGCTCTGGCCGGCATGCTCGAGACCTTTCTAAGCCTGCCTTTAAGTCAAGGCGATGCTCACCGGGTATTGCAATTGCTGTCGGCGATCATCATGGCCGGCGCCGGTCTGTATATAGCGGGCTGGTTCCCGCGCTTCGCCTATATTGAGAAAATGGGCTCACGTTTCTGGAAACTGATAGAACCCTTCGGCCGCCGTCTGATACCGGTAAAAAACCGTACTCAGGCCTTCCTATTCGGGATGGTCTGGGGGTGGCTACCTTGCGGTTTGATATATACGGCGCTCGCTCTGGCCGCGACGACCGGAAATGTTATCCATAGTTCCTTGACTATGCTCACTTTCGGTCTAGGGACTTTACCTGCGGTGATGGGTGTCGGTATAATGACTACGCTCTTAACAAGGCTTTACAAATCCCGACAATTAAAACATCTCGCGGGCACCTTGTTTATCATCTTCGCTTTGTTGGCGGCCTTCCCCTGGCTTAATCCAATGCGGGTTGAACATATAACGACGTTTTGA
- the epmA gene encoding EF-P lysine aminoacylase EpmA has protein sequence MSNIWRPTCSLEQLRARAAMLAGIRRFFADRQVLEVETPLLCGATGTDPQLHFFRSQFDFPPQSRDLFLQTSPEFAMKRLLAAGSGCIYQICKAFRNGEAGRYHNPEFTILEWYRVGFDMKQLMAEVGELLLSLFSAARPDLAIECSSYREVFVARTGLDPLVFDLSGYRAFAAAHGACEAGELCGDDHSLWLDFIFSLYVQPALIGDRVHLIHGYPAIQSSLARIDADDPRLSQRFEVFVDGVELGNGFYELTDAEEQERRFDREIAYRSSHELPVVNKDQRFLAALREGVPDCSGVALGLDRLLMLLTDRKAIDQVLAFPVAHA, from the coding sequence GTGTCGAACATCTGGCGGCCGACATGCTCTCTCGAACAGTTGCGCGCGAGGGCGGCGATGTTGGCCGGTATACGCCGGTTTTTCGCGGATCGGCAAGTGCTGGAAGTGGAAACGCCGCTGCTATGCGGGGCAACCGGCACCGATCCGCAACTGCATTTCTTTCGTAGCCAATTCGATTTCCCTCCACAATCGCGCGATCTGTTTTTGCAAACGTCGCCGGAATTTGCGATGAAGCGCTTGCTGGCGGCCGGAAGCGGCTGCATCTATCAAATTTGCAAAGCGTTTCGAAATGGCGAGGCCGGGCGTTATCACAATCCTGAATTCACGATATTGGAGTGGTATCGGGTCGGTTTCGATATGAAACAACTGATGGCCGAGGTTGGCGAACTCTTGTTGTCGCTGTTTTCAGCCGCGCGCCCCGATTTGGCCATCGAGTGCTCGAGCTACCGAGAGGTGTTTGTTGCTCGGACCGGTTTGGATCCCCTGGTTTTCGACCTGTCCGGCTACCGTGCTTTCGCGGCGGCTCACGGAGCTTGCGAGGCTGGCGAGTTGTGCGGCGACGATCATTCGTTGTGGTTGGATTTTATATTCAGTCTCTATGTTCAGCCGGCGTTGATTGGCGACCGAGTGCATCTAATCCACGGCTATCCGGCGATTCAGTCGTCCCTGGCTAGGATCGATGCGGACGACCCGAGGCTTAGCCAGCGCTTCGAAGTGTTTGTCGATGGCGTCGAACTCGGTAACGGATTTTACGAGCTGACCGATGCCGAGGAGCAGGAGCGGCGTTTCGATCGGGAGATCGCTTATCGTTCAAGCCACGAGTTGCCGGTCGTTAACAAGGACCAGCGGTTTTTGGCAGCGCTTCGAGAGGGGGTGCCGGATTGTAGCGGGGTGGCCTTGGGCTTGGATCGGTTGTTGATGTTATTGACGGACCGCAAAGCCATCGACCAAGTTCTTGCGTTTCCAGTGGCGCATGCTTGA
- a CDS encoding diguanylate cyclase, producing the protein MENINQHKILAVDDSPENLDLIKNILEPHYQVKVAVRGDLALQIANTQDLDLILLDIMLDDMDGYEICKRLKSHDKTRNIPIIFLTAKRSEEDEVHGFRIGGNDYITKPFSPSIVLARVKTQIQLKTKSDLLEKLASLDGLTEIPNRRAFDAALERQWNQSKRNGMPLSLLIADIDHFKQFNDYYGHPLGDDCLKKVSASLRTTTHRPEDLVARLGGEEFAILLPNTDAIGAMIRADQYRQAVENLKTPHILNEPYRLVTISIGVATLQPHARDDVSTLLGAADNALYQAKHQGRNRVCGHNKQTFDAPSGDADT; encoded by the coding sequence ATGGAAAACATCAATCAACACAAGATTCTGGCAGTGGACGATAGCCCGGAAAATCTCGACTTGATAAAGAACATCCTCGAACCGCACTATCAAGTCAAAGTGGCCGTGCGCGGGGATTTGGCGTTACAAATCGCCAATACGCAGGATCTCGACTTGATCTTGCTGGACATCATGCTCGACGACATGGACGGGTATGAAATCTGCAAACGTCTCAAATCGCACGACAAAACCCGCAACATTCCGATTATTTTTTTAACCGCCAAACGATCCGAAGAAGACGAAGTCCACGGTTTTCGGATAGGCGGCAACGACTACATCACCAAACCGTTTTCGCCGTCGATCGTCCTGGCTCGGGTCAAAACTCAAATTCAGTTGAAAACCAAATCCGATTTGCTGGAAAAACTGGCATCCTTGGACGGACTGACGGAAATCCCCAATCGGCGCGCCTTCGATGCCGCGTTGGAACGCCAATGGAATCAAAGCAAACGTAACGGCATGCCATTGTCGTTATTGATCGCCGACATCGACCACTTCAAGCAATTCAACGACTACTACGGCCACCCGCTCGGAGACGACTGCCTTAAAAAAGTATCCGCGTCGTTGCGGACTACAACCCATCGTCCCGAGGATTTGGTGGCCAGACTAGGAGGCGAGGAATTTGCGATTCTCTTACCGAACACCGATGCCATCGGAGCGATGATCCGGGCCGATCAGTATCGTCAAGCGGTCGAAAACTTGAAGACCCCGCATATTCTCAACGAACCCTATCGACTGGTAACGATTTCGATCGGCGTCGCCACCCTGCAACCGCACGCGCGCGACGACGTTTCGACATTACTCGGCGCGGCCGACAATGCACTATACCAAGCCAAACACCAAGGCCGTAATCGAGTTTGCGGTCACAATAAACAGACGTTCGACGCGCCGAGTGGCGACGCCGACACTTAG
- the epmB gene encoding EF-P beta-lysylation protein EpmB, producing the protein MTPKTARWQRSLADAFDSVDALLTYLELTPDELPILRDYPAFPLKVPRGFAARMEPRNPNDPLLRQVLPLGAELHAYPGYSRDPVGDLHAIAAPGVIHKYAGRVLLVATGGCAVHCRYCFRRNFPYAEQQLSRSKLALALDYIAERPDIHEVILSGGDPLLLSDDKLFNLLTALAGIGHIRRLRIHSRIPIVLPERMTDTLLDYLSGLPVSIVLVVHANHANELSSDVGAILNRWRRRGITLLNQSVLLAGINDNVDALCNLSEKLFGFGILPYYLHLLDKAAGVGHFEVAEDTAKQLLQRMQRTLPGYLVPKLVKECAGEPNKTSIL; encoded by the coding sequence TTGACACCCAAAACCGCCCGTTGGCAACGGTCGCTGGCCGATGCTTTCGACAGCGTCGATGCCTTGTTGACATACCTGGAATTGACTCCGGACGAACTTCCGATACTTCGCGACTACCCAGCGTTCCCACTCAAAGTACCGCGCGGATTCGCCGCCCGCATGGAACCACGCAATCCCAACGATCCGCTGTTGCGTCAAGTTCTTCCGCTTGGCGCCGAATTGCACGCATATCCTGGTTATAGCCGCGATCCGGTCGGCGACTTGCACGCAATCGCCGCTCCCGGCGTCATCCACAAATACGCCGGCAGGGTGTTATTGGTCGCCACCGGCGGTTGCGCGGTACATTGCCGCTATTGCTTCAGGAGAAACTTTCCTTACGCCGAACAGCAGTTGTCGCGGAGCAAATTGGCTCTGGCGCTGGACTATATCGCTGAACGCCCCGATATACACGAAGTTATTTTGAGCGGCGGCGATCCGCTGTTATTGAGCGACGACAAACTTTTCAATTTGCTGACTGCGTTAGCCGGTATCGGTCATATCCGCCGACTTAGAATTCATAGCCGTATCCCGATCGTACTGCCGGAACGCATGACCGATACATTATTGGACTATTTAAGCGGACTGCCCGTTTCTATCGTTTTGGTAGTGCATGCCAACCACGCCAATGAGCTGAGTTCCGACGTTGGAGCGATTTTAAACCGCTGGCGACGGCGCGGCATAACACTGCTAAATCAAAGCGTACTGCTCGCCGGTATAAACGATAATGTAGATGCGCTCTGCAATTTAAGTGAAAAACTATTTGGCTTCGGCATTTTGCCCTATTATTTACATTTGCTGGATAAAGCCGCCGGCGTTGGTCATTTTGAAGTGGCCGAAGACACGGCCAAACAGCTGCTACAACGAATGCAGCGAACCCTGCCGGGTTATCTGGTTCCGAAACTGGTTAAGGAATGCGCCGGCGAACCCAATAAGACCTCGATTCTTTGA